A genome region from Vicinamibacterales bacterium includes the following:
- a CDS encoding TonB-dependent receptor, giving the protein MIKRITTLALVLALAAGAGIASAQSLTGSVKGKVVDAQGAVLPGVVVTLTGKTGAKTQTTDAQGDYRFLGLEPGPYLVKADLQGFVGKEEPAQVNVGQEVAVNVTMAVGARSETVNVVANSLSVDTTTSKTDTGISQDLLFSMPISHANPAVSLLNYAPGINNSAAFGGSASSGNALMLDGVDTRDPEGGTAWTFYNYNIIDDVQVGSLGQPAEYGGFTGAIVNTITKSGGNRLASLAEYRWTNDSLGGNNVSQDIINKNSTLATPVKILSLKDYTVQLGGPIKQDKLFYFGSVQRYNVEQYNPPVRTEVSPRFNFKLTSQATANDNFVGSIQYDQYNQTGRTGLIPGYAVTNHSQTIDQDSPEYIWNLQYRKVVNSSTFFEAKYTGWWGYYDLNPVSPAPEHFDGATAAYSGGAGYTAQYDRTRNQVNASLSKYAQAAGQHAFKFGVEIERSTIRDRFIYSGATASAPTGAYYYDYGGPYLAYGYSYDLQGKNKRESYYAQDQWRTGRLTANLGLRLDSIRGEAATTGQQLYSTHSFGPRLGVAYDLTGKGNSVLRAFYGQMYEAAVFSSWSRAVPGLTPTFTYEVGPDGTSLTPIDSTQRTYAVNKDGLKQPRVDEFNFAVEHRLNQTFKITATGIFRDWKNFINSTLDNAVWQPFTSTNGITGQPYTTYKWANRTSVPQFTISNIDTVTYQLADGSTVTTPKAARTYRGAMFVLQRALRDHWQAQVSYVLSKTDGTVNNSSSAGISSGQYETPNTALINTDGATAFDVRHEFKAFGSYQIPKIDVMASAYFLFTSGTPYNGQARFSGSSLNWTSSQIINLEAPGTHRNDALHTVDMRFEKLVNVAGNRFGVYSDISNLFNSGSVITTQVRYPSLTLSDPATGNSVVVPYGAPRSLNAARQVTFGFRWSF; this is encoded by the coding sequence ATGATCAAACGCATCACCACGCTCGCTCTCGTCCTCGCGCTGGCCGCCGGCGCGGGTATCGCCTCCGCCCAGTCGCTCACCGGCTCGGTGAAAGGAAAGGTCGTCGACGCCCAGGGCGCCGTTCTCCCGGGTGTGGTCGTCACGCTGACCGGCAAGACAGGCGCGAAGACGCAGACCACCGACGCACAGGGTGATTACCGGTTCCTCGGTCTCGAGCCCGGCCCGTACCTCGTCAAGGCCGATCTCCAGGGGTTCGTCGGCAAGGAAGAGCCCGCGCAGGTCAACGTCGGTCAGGAAGTGGCCGTCAACGTCACGATGGCGGTGGGCGCCCGCTCGGAGACCGTCAACGTCGTGGCCAACTCACTCTCGGTCGACACGACCACGTCGAAGACCGACACGGGCATCTCGCAGGATCTCCTGTTCAGCATGCCGATATCGCACGCCAATCCGGCCGTGTCGCTCCTCAACTACGCGCCGGGCATCAACAACTCCGCTGCGTTCGGCGGCTCGGCTTCGTCTGGAAACGCCCTGATGCTCGACGGCGTCGACACACGCGACCCGGAAGGCGGCACGGCCTGGACGTTCTACAACTACAACATCATCGATGACGTGCAGGTCGGCAGCCTCGGGCAGCCGGCGGAATACGGCGGCTTCACCGGCGCCATCGTCAACACGATCACCAAGTCGGGCGGCAACCGTCTGGCGAGCCTTGCTGAATACCGCTGGACCAACGACAGCCTCGGCGGCAACAACGTCTCGCAGGACATCATCAACAAGAACTCGACGCTGGCCACGCCGGTGAAAATCCTCAGTCTGAAGGACTACACCGTGCAGCTGGGCGGGCCGATCAAGCAGGACAAGCTGTTCTACTTCGGCAGCGTACAGCGCTACAACGTCGAGCAGTACAACCCGCCGGTGCGGACCGAGGTCAGCCCCCGCTTCAACTTCAAGCTGACCAGTCAGGCGACGGCCAACGACAACTTCGTCGGGTCGATTCAGTACGACCAGTACAACCAGACGGGGCGCACCGGCCTGATCCCCGGGTACGCCGTCACCAATCACTCGCAGACGATCGACCAGGATTCGCCGGAGTACATCTGGAATCTCCAATACCGCAAGGTAGTGAACTCGTCGACGTTCTTCGAGGCCAAGTACACCGGCTGGTGGGGGTACTACGACCTCAATCCCGTCAGCCCGGCGCCGGAACACTTCGACGGCGCCACGGCCGCGTATTCCGGCGGCGCGGGCTACACGGCGCAGTACGATCGCACGCGCAACCAGGTCAACGCGTCGCTCTCGAAGTACGCGCAGGCCGCCGGCCAGCACGCCTTCAAGTTCGGCGTCGAGATCGAGCGCAGCACCATTCGCGATCGTTTCATCTACTCCGGAGCGACGGCGTCGGCCCCGACGGGTGCGTACTATTACGACTACGGCGGCCCCTACCTCGCCTACGGCTACTCGTATGACCTCCAAGGTAAGAACAAGCGGGAGTCGTACTACGCGCAGGATCAGTGGCGTACCGGCCGTCTGACCGCCAACCTCGGCCTGCGTCTCGACAGCATCCGCGGCGAAGCGGCCACCACGGGACAGCAGCTCTACTCCACCCACTCGTTCGGGCCGCGCCTCGGCGTTGCCTACGACCTGACCGGCAAGGGCAACTCCGTGCTGCGGGCCTTCTACGGCCAGATGTACGAAGCTGCGGTGTTCTCGTCGTGGAGCCGCGCCGTGCCGGGCTTGACGCCGACCTTCACGTATGAAGTCGGCCCCGACGGCACGTCGCTCACCCCGATCGACAGCACGCAGCGGACCTACGCCGTCAACAAGGACGGCCTCAAGCAGCCGCGCGTCGACGAGTTCAACTTCGCCGTCGAACATCGCCTGAATCAGACGTTCAAGATCACGGCGACGGGGATCTTCCGCGACTGGAAGAACTTCATCAACTCGACGCTCGACAACGCCGTCTGGCAGCCGTTCACGTCCACCAACGGGATCACCGGCCAGCCCTACACGACCTACAAGTGGGCGAACCGAACGTCTGTCCCGCAATTCACGATCTCGAACATCGATACCGTGACCTACCAATTGGCCGACGGGTCGACGGTGACGACGCCGAAAGCCGCGCGCACGTATCGGGGTGCGATGTTCGTATTGCAGCGGGCGCTCAGGGACCACTGGCAGGCGCAGGTGTCCTACGTGCTGTCGAAAACCGACGGAACGGTCAACAACAGCAGCTCCGCCGGCATCTCGAGCGGCCAGTACGAAACACCGAACACCGCGCTCATCAACACCGACGGCGCGACCGCCTTCGACGTCCGTCACGAGTTCAAGGCGTTCGGGTCGTACCAGATCCCGAAGATCGACGTGATGGCGAGCGCGTACTTCCTGTTCACATCCGGCACGCCATACAACGGCCAGGCCCGCTTCTCTGGCTCGAGTCTGAACTGGACCTCGTCGCAGATCATCAATCTCGAGGCGCCGGGCACGCATCGCAACGACGCTCTGCACACCGTCGACATGCGGTTCGAGAAGCTGGTCAACGTCGCGGGCAACCGCTTCGGCGTCTACTCGGATATCTCGAACCTGTTCAACAGCGGATCCGTGATTACCACCCAGGTCCGCTACCCGAGCCTCACGCTCAGCGACCCCGCCACCGGCAACAGCGTGGTCGTACCCTACGGCGCTCCGCGGTCACTGAACGCGGCGCGGCAGGTCACATTCGGGTTCCGCTGGTCGTTTTAA
- a CDS encoding formate dehydrogenase accessory protein FdhE, which translates to MDKPKTQRPEPREIVELRQLREDQPDLAQMIDLQIQLLQLQRRVQVRVPLPTMNLDAAVLATALAAGKPILTFDQLPIDWSDLRFLVRSTADAMRTHDAIESDDYRRIEVLSRDAERLAPAVRNWYETARPVPAGGGEASPDIAGLEPLLVQAMRPFLLRCADAVMARATFAGWEHGNCPLCGGEPDFSAITPAAERLLICSRCTTRWRFSQIGCPFCLNADRSRITSFATRDGLYRLNGCDVCQRYLKAYDGRNARRPVMPVVDALATLTLDAAAVQRGYR; encoded by the coding sequence GTGGACAAGCCGAAAACGCAGCGCCCCGAACCGCGGGAGATCGTGGAACTGCGGCAGTTGAGGGAGGACCAGCCCGATCTGGCCCAGATGATCGACCTCCAGATCCAGTTGCTGCAGCTCCAGCGGCGCGTGCAGGTGCGGGTGCCCCTGCCGACGATGAATCTCGATGCCGCGGTGCTGGCGACGGCGCTGGCGGCCGGCAAACCGATCCTCACCTTCGACCAGCTTCCCATCGACTGGAGCGATCTGCGTTTCCTCGTCCGCTCCACCGCCGACGCGATGCGCACGCACGACGCGATCGAGTCCGACGACTACCGGCGTATCGAGGTGCTGTCGCGCGACGCGGAGCGGCTGGCGCCCGCCGTTCGCAACTGGTATGAGACGGCTCGCCCGGTGCCCGCGGGCGGCGGCGAGGCGTCCCCCGACATCGCCGGCCTGGAGCCGCTGCTCGTCCAGGCGATGCGGCCGTTCCTGTTGCGTTGCGCCGATGCCGTCATGGCGCGCGCGACCTTCGCCGGCTGGGAGCACGGCAATTGCCCCCTGTGCGGCGGCGAACCCGATTTCTCGGCGATTACGCCCGCCGCCGAGCGGCTGCTGATCTGCTCACGCTGCACGACACGCTGGCGCTTCTCGCAGATCGGCTGCCCGTTCTGCCTGAACGCCGACCGCAGCCGGATTACCTCGTTCGCGACGCGCGACGGGCTGTACCGACTCAACGGCTGTGACGTGTGCCAGCGGTATCTGAAGGCCTACGACGGCCGCAACGCCCGCCGCCCCGTGATGCCGGTCGTCGACGCGCTCGCCACGCTCACGCTCGATGCGGCCGCCGTGCAACGGGGCTATCGCTGA
- a CDS encoding serine hydrolase produces the protein MARASARAREHTRLRGLADLQAAMTPQFKTDANGQLVPDVRAAAAIVFDPSTGQVLYEDNSQEKRSIASITKVMTALVFLEDNPDLNQELVVERSDVFAASTTYLKAGDKVTAGELLHLLLIPSDNGAARALARSSHGGTASFVERMNEKAIELGLQNTSFADPSGLNANNMSSAFDLSHLITFAASDERIASIMRTPTYTVTTNRRQIPIHSTNHILLAGDVEVMGAKTGFISKSGYCLASLLRLPQGNPVAVVVLGAHSNNGRFWETRHLFSWLNSKTGDAFKDQASR, from the coding sequence GTGGCCAGGGCCTCAGCGCGCGCCCGTGAACATACTCGGCTGAGAGGGCTGGCCGATCTGCAGGCGGCGATGACGCCGCAGTTCAAGACCGACGCGAACGGCCAGCTGGTCCCCGATGTCCGCGCCGCGGCGGCGATTGTTTTCGATCCGTCGACGGGGCAGGTGCTCTACGAGGACAACTCGCAGGAGAAGCGATCGATCGCCAGCATCACCAAGGTGATGACGGCGCTCGTCTTCCTCGAAGACAACCCCGACTTGAATCAGGAGCTCGTGGTCGAACGCAGCGACGTGTTCGCCGCCTCGACCACCTACCTGAAAGCGGGTGACAAGGTCACCGCCGGCGAACTGCTGCACCTGCTGCTGATTCCGTCGGACAACGGCGCCGCGCGCGCCCTGGCGCGGTCCTCGCACGGCGGAACCGCCTCCTTCGTCGAGCGGATGAACGAGAAGGCGATCGAGCTCGGTCTTCAGAACACCAGCTTCGCGGATCCGTCTGGCCTCAACGCCAACAACATGTCGTCGGCGTTCGATCTCTCCCATCTCATTACCTTCGCCGCGAGCGACGAGCGCATCGCGTCGATCATGCGCACCCCGACCTACACGGTGACGACCAACCGCCGGCAGATTCCAATCCACAGCACGAACCACATCCTGCTCGCGGGGGACGTCGAAGTCATGGGCGCGAAGACCGGCTTCATCAGCAAGTCCGGCTACTGCCTGGCCTCGCTGCTGCGGCTGCCGCAGGGGAATCCGGTGGCGGTCGTCGTGCTCGGCGCCCACTCGAACAACGGACGCTTCTGGGAGACCCGGCACCTGTTCTCCTGGTTGAATTCGAAGACCGGCGACGCGTTCAAAGACCAGGCGTCCCGGTAA
- a CDS encoding site-specific DNA-methyltransferase translates to MRPITPHVQLKARRATLRFYLGDCLEVLRSLTPGSISVIVTSPPYNLGVRYRSYDDAVPRERYLAWTSEWIEAAAATLAPAGSLFLNVGAKPTEPWTAFDVAQAARHSLRLQNTIHWIKSIAIAQDAAGAGAGLTRDLNVGHYKPINSDRFVNDCHEFIFHFSPQARTPLDRRAIGVKYQDASNVSRWQAGAGNLRCRGNTWFIPYDTIQDRDKDRPHPATFPPRLPEYCVKLHGLDRVRTFMDPFLGLGSSAVAAAQLGVDFIGVELDRHYLAEAVSRVKRALR, encoded by the coding sequence TTGCGTCCGATTACCCCTCACGTTCAGCTCAAGGCGCGCCGCGCCACCCTCCGCTTCTACCTCGGTGATTGCCTCGAAGTGCTCCGTTCTTTGACGCCGGGGTCGATTTCTGTAATCGTCACCTCTCCCCCTTACAACCTCGGAGTTCGGTACCGGAGCTACGACGACGCGGTTCCGCGCGAGCGATATCTGGCATGGACCAGCGAATGGATCGAGGCCGCCGCCGCGACGCTGGCGCCCGCCGGGTCGCTGTTTCTGAACGTCGGCGCCAAGCCGACCGAGCCCTGGACCGCCTTCGACGTCGCCCAGGCAGCACGCCACAGCCTGCGTCTCCAGAACACCATCCACTGGATCAAGTCGATCGCCATCGCTCAGGATGCTGCCGGCGCGGGGGCCGGTCTGACGAGGGACCTGAACGTCGGGCACTACAAGCCCATCAACAGCGACCGTTTCGTCAACGACTGCCACGAGTTCATCTTCCACTTCAGTCCGCAGGCGCGCACGCCGCTCGACCGGCGGGCCATCGGGGTCAAGTACCAGGACGCGTCGAACGTGTCGCGCTGGCAGGCCGGCGCCGGCAACCTGCGCTGCCGCGGCAACACCTGGTTCATCCCCTATGACACGATCCAGGATCGCGACAAGGACCGTCCCCACCCGGCCACGTTTCCTCCTCGATTGCCTGAGTACTGCGTGAAGCTGCACGGCCTCGATCGGGTTCGGACGTTCATGGATCCGTTTCTCGGTCTGGGCAGCTCAGCCGTCGCCGCGGCG